A stretch of the Manduca sexta isolate Smith_Timp_Sample1 unplaced genomic scaffold, JHU_Msex_v1.0 HiC_scaffold_4007, whole genome shotgun sequence genome encodes the following:
- the LOC115455648 gene encoding LOW QUALITY PROTEIN: translation machinery-associated protein 16 homolog (The sequence of the model RefSeq protein was modified relative to this genomic sequence to represent the inferred CDS: inserted 2 bases in 1 codon) has product MPNVKKNIEKLKHPNSRKTITLSKKMKRNERKDKSKLDTHIKQNLIGEKIMWFKXRLPENCEVLSKEQVLELINNYLGRFDEELEQIALKNSIGQRKNRQHASREDIINITKKNEFQEFETGGIELPNMMDVEQMSVLRWNGELRFLQHFKLRRFAKEASNLVV; this is encoded by the exons atgccTAACGTGAAGAAGAATATAGAAAAACTAAAACATCCTAACAGCAGAAAGACAATTACACTTTCaaagaaaatgaaaagaaaCGAGAGGAAGGATAAGAGCAAATTGGACACCCAcatcaaacaaaatttaataggAGAAAAAATAATGTGGTTCAA GAGATTACCGGAAAACTGTGAGGTTTTATCTAAGGAACAAGTTttggaattaattaataattatctaggGCGCTTCGATGAAGAGTTAGaacaaattgcattaaaaaattCGATTGGGCAAAGGAAGAACCGCCAACATGCCAGTAGAgaagatataattaatattaccaaGAAAAATGAATTCCAAGAGTTCGAAACAGGCGGTATTGAGTTGCCTAATATGATGGATGTTGAACAGATGTCTGTACTGAGGTGGAATGGAGAACTTAGATTCCTACAGCATTTCAAATTAAGAAGATTTGCAAAAGAAGCATCTAATTTAgttgtataa